Proteins found in one Primulina eburnea isolate SZY01 chromosome 16, ASM2296580v1, whole genome shotgun sequence genomic segment:
- the LOC140817430 gene encoding uncharacterized protein, which produces MPISGNEEPGVLSPQLKQQQQFINFSGAIPIKKRKFPVVRSPPPSPEEKTCCSEENVSKDKNDSNSLDGRLSIDNSKDIGHPCKIEENKSFELIVKKEQITDARVELAQDKVDTNSLKPQEANVSIGLGSLDVLKNEQNMPWNEKSAEPESRVDSEILNVKHELVGRKIEGADQLELSTRLNNAGLFLGANKPCTPCLEEKIGEGIGQMSGKSDLSSLSLALNREMLVSHERNNSTISDVSSLACVNRSNWDLNTTMDVWEGSVANQAYVCETAGIDGSRNSKVGCGVIASFGTSLVVGVNLNEGNQVLDEHSSNSSNTSVQHSQLYLPEDILSLSLSMPCRELDLCGEHSSLSDNMGSESVDSRVNLGLSQPNMNLTFTNVGIVKSEPVNENSKFDCNTGNSSNMVLSKLSSVKKECLEKHSAESVIPKKSVKSELVQEGNKESCESKRSMLSQSVANKGKVMQHQDSSASSSALLIPLTPQNSCPSSILTCLELPVVGGLLNQLEHSLPSKEVLGPRYIPDEQIDGLVSKSVSQNDKNLNLFKTEELSALDAGNCRLVSVIENSNELCGNNELVADNEEKMKLSTKIPEESTFVSDCKSYGNHISCMDVEEKIHDKEDDDYEDGEVREPVKDSVGEDVRVVEPNSEKLVLVECHSKNSHSNNNDQNTSTPVSDKKAPVTKNNDETICNKIKEGAICFDEAKSVDIILQNPLSDNLKDVDSFGKKSVCVVTPEKQLDRLGEDVDKSNEKEISAATSESHSMGATLDGDAIDNTASSEVKVSADGNKIVKDFSRVANKSRIITLPRASIISTPCKTRSLSGRLLTPQSEKDKYYNFDGDARPRWNRDELYTDDPRKCVKDRVHGQSFRNSRHSFMLGKGRVFGRFGRLHNEWDSDRDYEAETYNGRADYRVFRHKQSSSTAGELEFNDYGITPDGTSCSGMEKTINDELPSVRRPFLRRLPPRDIDGEMTRNTQMPRRFPRNISPSRYTVEDGSDFMGRRHDEKFMRHLSDDIRDPVFPRQHTRFDDLDCQLRRNRNFSAVPRKGYPRTYSKSPVRSRTRSPGPWSSPRQRSPNGHPGSTQQRSPPLFRMGRMRSPERTSCHDEMGPRRRASPSYISQHMNGLKDFDFGREHVHPRPVNSNRRSPPRRLFPRNTVRSDVLDSRERTEGDEYSNRPGHSDRFQELCNDGSMDERRNLSERRGFVRSSYDTDERKLPFTSEQWTQALPIISGSRYRVC; this is translated from the exons ATGCCGATTTCAGGAAATGAAGAG CCTGGGGTACTTTCCCCGCAGCTGAAGCAGCAACAGCAGTTTATCAATTTCTCCGGGGCGATTCCTATTAAGAAAAGGAAATTTCCTGTGGTTCGGTCACCACCTCCTTCCCCTGAAGAAAAGACCTGCTGTTCTGAGGAAAATGTGTCGAAGGACAAAAATGATTCTAATAGCCTAGATGGACGGCTGTCAATTGATAATTCTAAAGATATTGGTCATCCTTGTaaaattgaagaaaacaaatcgtTTGAATTGATAGTTAAAAAAGAACAAATTACAGACGCCCGGGTCGAATTGGCACAAGATAAAGTGGATACTAATTCCTTGAAGCCGCAGGAAGCAAATGTGAGTATTGGTTTGGGCTCTCTCGATGTTTTGAAAAATGAGCAGAATATGCCGTGGAATGAAAAATCTGCGGAGCCAGAAAGCAGAGTTGATTCCGAGATTTTGAATGTCAAACATGAACTAGTTGGTAGAAAAATTGAAGGAGCTGATCAACTCGAATTATCTACTCGTCTGAATAATGCTGGATTGTTTTTAGGAGCAAATAAACCATGTACTCCTTGTTTGGAGGAGAAAATCGGTGAAGGTATTGGCCAAATGTCTGGAAAGTCAGATCTGTCATCCCTGAGTTTGGCTTTGAACAGAGAAATGCTTGTTTCGCATGAAAGAAATAATAGTACTATCAGTGATGTTAGCAGTCTAGCATGTGTTAATCGATCTAACTGGGATCTAAACACGACTATGGATGTTTGGGAGGGTTCTGTTGCTAACCAAGCATACGTGTGTGAGACTGCTGGTATTGATGGATCTAGAAATTCCAAAGTTGGGTGTGGTGTGATAGCATCTTTTGGCACATCACTTGTAGTTGGTGTCAATTTGAACGAGGGTAATCAAGTTTTGGATGAACATAGCTCTAATTCTTCTAATACATCTGTACAACATAGCCAGCTGTACCTGCCTGAAGATATCCTTAGTCTTAGTCTTTCTATGCCTTGTAGAGAGTTGGATTTGTGTGGTGAGCATTCTTCTTTATCAGATAATATGGGCTCTGAAAGTGTTGATTCGAGGGTGAACTTGGGACTATCACAGCCAAATATGAATCTGACATTTACTAATGTTGGAATCGTCAAATCAGAACCTGTAAAtgagaattcaaaatttgattgtAACACTGGTAATAGCAGTAATATGGTTTTATCAAAACTTTCTTCGGTGAAAAAAGAATGTTTAGAAAAGCACAGTGCCGAGTCTGTTATTCCCAAGAAATCAGTGAAATCTGAACTGGTTCAGGAGGGTAATAAGGAAAGCTGCGAGTCTAAACGTTCTATGCTATCTCAATCTGTTGCAAACAAAGGAAAGGTTATGCAGCATCAAGATAGCTCAGCATCTTCTTCCGCTTTATTAATTCCTCTGACACCTCAGAATTCATGTCCTTCAAGTATTTTAACTTGTTTAGAGTTACCCGTAGTTGGAGGTCTGCTAAATCAGCTTGAACACTCTTTACCGTCGAAAGAAGTACTTGGGCCTAGGTACATACCAGATGAACAGATTGATGGCCTGGTTTCTAAATCTGTGAGCCAGAATGACAAAAACTTAAACTTGTTCAAGACAGAGGAGTTAAGTGCTCTTGATGCTGGTAACTGTCGGTTGGTTTCGGTTATTGAGAATTCTAATGAGTTGTGTGGAAACAATGAGCTAGTTGCAGACAATGAGGAAAAGATGAAATTATCAACTAAAATACCTGAAGAAAGTACTTTTGTATCTGATTGTAAATCTTATGGAAACCATATTTCCTGCATGGATGTAGAAGAGAAGATACATGACAAGGAAGATGATGATTACGAGGATGGTGAGGTTCGAGAACCGGTAAAAGATTCAGTTGGAGAAGATGTGAGGGTTGTTGAACCGAACTCAGAAAAATTAGTGCTTGTTGAATGTCATTCCAAGAATAGTCATTCCAATAATAATGATCAAAACACTAGCACACCTGTTTCTGATAAAAAAGCCCCTGTAACAAAAAATAATGATGAAACTATCTGTAATAAAATTAAAGAGGGTGCCATTTGTTTCGATGAGGCTAAAAGTGTGGATATAATCTTGCAGAACCCACTATCAGACAATTTGAAAGATGTTGATTCTTTCGGAAAGAAATCGGTCTGTGTTGTCACTCCTGAAAAGCAGCTTGATCGTCTGGGAGAAGATGTTGACAAAAGCAATGAAAAAGAAATCTCTGCAGCGACCAGTGAAAGTCATTCAATGGGTGCTACACTTGATGGTGATGCTATTGATAATACAGCTTCGTCTGAGGTGAAAGTATCTGCAGATGGTAACAAGATTGTTAAAGATTTCAGTAGGGTAGCCAATAAAAGCCGGATCATAACTTTACCTCGTGCTTCTATTATCAGCACTCCGTGTAAAACTAGATCATTGTCAGGCAGGTTGTTAACACCACAAAGTGAGAAAgacaaatattataattttgatgGGGATGCACGCCCACGATGGAATAG aGATGAACTATATACTGATGATCCCAGAAAATGTGTGAAAGATAGGGTGCATGGTCAGTCATTTAGGAATTCAAGACACAGTTTCATGCTTGGAAAAGGGAGGGTGTTTGGTAGGTTTGGCCGCTTACATAATGAGTGGGACTCTGACCGTGATTATGAAGCAGAAACTTATAATGGTAGAGCTGATTACCGGGTCTTCAGACATAAACAATCTTCTTCTACTGCAGGCGAACTTGAATTTAATGACTATGGTATCACACCTGATGGCACCTCGTGTAGTGGTATGGAAAAGACAATAAATGATGAGTTGCCTTCAGTACGCCGTCCATTCTTAAGGAGGCTACCTCCCAGAGATATAGATGGCGAAATGACAAGGAACACTCAAATGCCTCGTAGATTTCCTAGAAACATCAGCCCAAGTAGATACACTGTTGAAGATGGTTCGGACTTCATGGGACGTCGACACGATGAAAAGTTTATGAGGCATTTGTCTGATGATATCAGAGATCCTGTTTTCCCTCGTCAACATACTAGGTTTGATGATCTTGATTGTCAGCTTCGAAGGAATAGGAATTTTTCTGCGGTGCCTAGGAAAGGTTATCCTCGAACTTATTCAAAATCTCCAGTTAGATCCCGTACACGCTCACCAGGGCCTTGGTCATCTCCTCGTCAGAGGTCACCCAATGGGCATCCTGGCTCAACACAACAGAGATCTCCACCTCTATTTAGGATGGGAAGGATGAGATCTCCTGAACGTACTTCTTGTCATGATGAGATGGGTCCTAGAAGACGTGCATCTCCTTCATACATTTCCCAGCATATGAATGgcttgaaagattttgattttggGCGGGAGCATGTCCATCCAAGGCCCGTCAATTCGAATAGGAGAAGCCCCCCTCGGCGGTTGTTTCCCCGTAATACAGTAAGATCTGATGTGTTGGATTCTCGAGAGAGGACAGAGGGTGATGAGTATTCCAATAGGCCAGGGCATTCTGATAGATTTCAAGAGCTTTGTAATGATGGAAGCATGGATGAGAGAAGAAACTTAAGTGAGAGACGGGGTTTTGTTCGATCTAGTTATGACACTGATGAACGGAAATTACCATTTACATCTGAACAGTGGACCCAAGCCTTACCGATTATATCAGGAAGCAGATACAGAGTTTGTTGA